gggcactcacggtccggtgagtgacagtatgtcAGTTTGCAATCAAATAATTATGCAACATAATATCTGAACATACCATTACTGATACCCTGTCTTCATCTCTCAGTGATTCCCAgttatttacatattacatatttctCATGCAGAGTTGGATCAACTGTTAGCCAACCTAGGCTCCTGACTATGGCCCAATGTGCACTGAGGGGCCCAGATTActcaaaaccatttttttttaaaaaaacaatgagtGGTGAAAGAGGCTtcaaccagtatcttgcctaagaCCTCATGGGGTGTTTCGGTGTTTGGTACATTGCAACTCTGAACCAAGACTTTTAACCAGGGGTGAAAAAGTATATTGCATGGCCCCATAATAAAATTTGGGTAGGGGACTGTTGATGCCACTGTAATCTTCTGAAATTATGTGCCTCAGATAAACGTTGCTGGGTGGAGGCCACACTCCCTGCACCTCCTGTAGTTCTGCCCTTGTAGTAATAATGTACAGGCTCTCAGAGATTCCTATATTACACATGTTAATGTTTCTCTCTCTGTTTTCTGGATTTTATCTGACATTGCTGCATGTTCAATGCATTTCTACAGAAGCCATATGTGCAAAATCTtatttatctataaaaaaaaaaatgtatttatgcttTGAAAGTGCCCAGACGTTTCATAAGATCACTGTGGTTATATTCATCTATGTGTTTTCTGTAGGTCCTGACTATGTGAGAGATTACAGGGCTAAGCTTCCTGATTGCACCAGATACATTGGAGAAGGGATGTCGTCTGCTGAGAGCACCAGTGAAGTGGATTACTTGTGTCGAGCTGCCCCAAGCACCCCGGCTCCGCTACCTAAAGACTGTTACGTAGGGGGCATAGGCTGGGGAGTGTCTGCATTCACCATGCTCAACAGAAATCAACTTTATAGTGGTCATCAGATCAAGGTAATGTGTGGGTGAGAGTATtaacagcatttatactgttgTCACCAAAATGCTTTATCCGCTGTAATAGAGAATCTACTTATGTGTCAGAGTAATGTTAAGGAAGGGAGGAGGAAGTGCTATAATGACACGAATTGGCCACAGTTCACAATTAAATTCTTCCCTCATGCTTCCCCGACCTTACAATCTGAAGGGAAAGGCGCAGACAAATGGTTGATACATAGGGGGATCCATAGGGGTgattttttctctcccctttgcttcactggctcccttctgtgcctgattttgttcaccctcccttgtaagctcgtatgagcagggccctctttcctcctgtctccatacctgttcttctgctccgtctctactgtatttgcctgcccggagtttctgaagtattggtattttatgtttaatgttctgtactgttttaccctgtatggactactgtttgtactgtgtacggcgctgcggaaaccatgtggcgccttacaaataaacaataataataataataataataatccaatgtAAAGGGAtatgagggcaagaagcaagagtggcagagatggaggatgaaagagggtgagggtAATGAAAGAGCATGGAGCATGTGGAGAAGGGTAATTGTTTTCATGTTGATGATCACGCAACTGGGTGAGGTTTATTATACAGATTATACAGCTTACTATGAGCATTACATGACATACACAACATATGGGTAGATTCAGTTTGTTGTAAGGTGATACAATCTATCTCTGGAGCAGTCCGCAGAGACTCATCGCGTCAGAGATTTTTCAGAaatttttgcttatttttccttgTGTCTCATAGAGGTGCGCAGACAAATGAGCAGATTATTCTTACCGTAATAGCCAGGCGGTGTTCATTAGCACCTTGCACcgaattaaatctgccccatagaGTCTTAATACTATTTTAGGGTTGTGTAACACAGACTCTATGAATGTGATGCTTCTGCAGCAGAAAGCACTAGCATCCATAGTGCTCAAATCACTTTGGGCTGACAGATTGAAGTGCATGGGGAACACTCATTCCTTGTCACACGGAGGTGCTTATGCTCAGAAAACCATGCATATGACATGTTCTTAGCGTGTGtgatccaggggcggatctaggaaattgctatacccggggcgatgtaaggggggcgatttaggccccgcacccTTTCCGAcctctaaggctgccggcggctgcacagtatgtgcaggtccgctctgcaatgacagtgtgctgccctgctgctctgattgtgtttaaaacacaatcagagcagccgggcagcacactgtccactgctgaacggacctgcagctgtcggcagcaagtccctgtTAGGGGAGCGAGCGCGCCCCCCCCCCACTGgaactggatccgccactggtgtgaTCACCATTCCCTTCAATGCGTCCGCATGGAACAATTTGAACACTAGCACTTTTCTGACTCTCATAATGTCTTGGATCCAGATAGAACATTGTAAGAGTGAGTTCAGTAATGCAGTAGcggaactaccattagtgcagcaggtgtggtgcactggggcacatggtgataatggggcccgctgcacggggaactagcgagctgtgagccTTGGTTCTCTCCTCCTTGCtttcctgcactggggcccacagctcactagatTCGCCTCTGCAGTAATGTATCTACACTACTCTAATTATCACAACAAAAAGAGGGTCCATTTGGACGGCAATTTCAATTTGCGATGATAAAAAAATGCAGGGCAGCAacttttgttttttgggttttttttgtttgcgaCATTTAGGAATGAAGAAGGCGGCTGACAGTGTCCTCGATCAGTCTAGCCACACCCCTATAGCAGTAGCCATGATATCTCCAGTGGGAAGAGGAGACCCACAATAGATATGACACAGGACCCCACATTTGCAAAAGCCGACACACTGGCTATTAGATGTCACTGAGGAGTTCTGTGAAAATATAAAATCTATAAAACCGTTATAGGCCAAGTGCTTTTACACTGGGCACAAAaattactgaccataaaatatgATTGTGAAATGCTGTATTTATATAGAAATTAAGTATTTTCGCAGTGATAATGAAATACTCACCAGGTGGTTTGTCACTGAGTATTGAAACGTTAAGTGGATTCAGACTTTTTTGTGTGTGTCAtcattaaaatcaataaaagcataaAGTAAGTTATAATATTTTGAAACAGACAAGTATGATCTTGTAACCTTTTTTCTGCTTCACCAGTTCAGTAAATTGGATCACATACTTTCATTCGCAAATCCTCCTCTGTCATAGCGCATGATCAAACCAGAGCGGACACCAATTTGTCAAGCATGGTTTACTTGTTTTAATTGAGAACTAAGTTCTTTGTCCTTCAATGTTTGTAGGTCATGTCTTGTCACTAGCATTACACGGGAAACTTATCTCCCTCAGAATTCTTAAATACACATAGCATTGAGAGATATGACAACATTAAAAACCTCCTACTAGTTTAATTTCAAAGTTTAAAAGCAttgttataaattatttatatgtaatgtaaataaatcaATGAATGCGCCTTGCTAAATCAATTGATGAATACGGAGgcaatataatacatatagtgGATAGGCTGTGAATAGCGCCACACTTAAGCTTACCATTTGCTGTGCTCACAATAGTACCACATGAATCCATTCTTAATGACTAGCCTTTGTGGCAATTTCCTAGAATGCTGATCCCAATGGGAGGAAAGGTCACCTTTGAATTTCATCAAATACTGACTATCCTTGAAGACTATAATGGCTTTCTTAATGACAGGAAAAATATATGGAGAGAGAATACAAACAATTCATTTCCAGCAGTGCCTGGTTATTTTTCTAGTACAGTGATGAGAAGAATAATATACAGGGTATTTCTGCAGACTCCCGTTTACTTCAAAGGATTATTTGTGAATCAATAGGACAGCACAAACGCTTTATAGCATCCATTATAGCCAATTGACTAGCCCACTGATTGTGAATTCCCCTTCtgcatagacacagacagacatcaGTTTCTGGGC
The Mixophyes fleayi isolate aMixFle1 chromosome 1, aMixFle1.hap1, whole genome shotgun sequence DNA segment above includes these coding regions:
- the SPMIP2 gene encoding protein SPMIP2 isoform X1, with translation MHTRIQYKVVKGAVGPDYVRDYRAKLPDCTRYIGEGMSSAESTSEVDYLCRAAPSTPAPLPKDCYVGGIGWGVSAFTMLNRNQLYSGHQIKIGEFRQASEEKVTHQYQNPWHPLPPILDAQGFGSRATLAWTQDRYDDYFYTKGRWTSLLD
- the SPMIP2 gene encoding protein SPMIP2 isoform X2, which codes for MTDYTNPSGPDYVRDYRAKLPDCTRYIGEGMSSAESTSEVDYLCRAAPSTPAPLPKDCYVGGIGWGVSAFTMLNRNQLYSGHQIKIGEFRQASEEKVTHQYQNPWHPLPPILDAQGFGSRATLAWTQDRYDDYFYTKGRWTSLLD